The following proteins come from a genomic window of Pleuronectes platessa chromosome 2, fPlePla1.1, whole genome shotgun sequence:
- the si:ch211-117k10.3 gene encoding Krueppel-like factor 15: MVSLSSRTLSLENDLFRDSNNNSMCSLGLGDGACSEGASLASCDSPETGDLWITHSPSFGEDEDEEEEEDEDDGSRLHIFLEAAEEEEPEGQDPNLPEFSFDPSSPFSPTLEDIEEFLREKMELVKEGLMVPKEEACPLPCSSSDSPSSTTPPASSSDTCSDEGMSASHCTSSPNTPHYEQNSPSPSPADQSPSAQVTPSPSSLTPSMLLGAPLVLQLQSLPLAQPQTPAASPPATQNSIWLTHLIMGLQGATGQNVTLLAPQVPSGPTTILSLNSGDFKSADQKYVKIAPLPITMRTVEIMGLTGVGAQASGLLKAMAPRVSRVPPTERVHKCAHPGCGKMYTKSSHLKAHFRRHTGEKPYTCSWPECGWRFSRSDELSRHRRSHSGIKPYECSLCEKKFARSDHLSKHTKVHRGSRPSRIIRSTV, encoded by the exons ATGGtgtctctcagcagcagaaCGCTGAGTCTGGAGAATGACCTGTTCAgggacagcaacaacaacagcatgtGCTCCCTCGGCCTGGGAGATGGAGCCTGCAGTGAGGGAGCGAGCTTGGCTTCCTGCGACAGCCCCGAGACAGGGGACTTGTGGATCACGCACAGCCCCAGCTTcggagaggatgaagatgaggaggaggaggaagatgaagatgatggctCTCGCCTGCATATTTTTCTAgaggcagcagaagaagaggaacctGAGGGTCAGGACCCTAATCTGCCAGAATTTTCTTTTGACCCCTCTTCCCCATTCTCCCCGACCTTGGAGGACATAGAAGAGTTCTTGAGGGAAAAGATGGAGCTGGTCAAAGAGGGGTTGATGGTCCCAAAAGAGGAGGCCTGCCCTCTCCCATGCAGCTCCAGTGACTCTCCCTCTTCCACTACGCCCCCGGCCTCCTCTTCTGACACTTGCAGTGACGAAGGGATGAGTGCCTCCCATTGCACTTCAAGCCCAAACACACCTCACTATGAGCAAAACAGCCCCAGCCCCAGCCCAGCTGACCAATCCCCTTCTGCCCAAGTAACCCCCTCACCATCCAGCTTAACCCCCTCCATGCTCCTGGGTGCTCCGCTGGttctccagctccagtccctaCCTCTGGCCCAGCCTCAGACCCCAGCAGCCTCTCCCCCCGCGACCCAAAACAGCATTTGGCTCACTCATCTCATCATGGGGCTCCAGGGCGCCACAGGACAAAACGTCACCCTGCTGGCCCCCCAGGTGCCCTCCGGGCCCACCACTATTTTATCCCTAAAcagtggagatttcaagtcagCTGACCAGAAGTATGTGAAGATCGCCCCTCTGCCCATCACAATGAGGACTGTAGAGATAATGGGTCTGACTGGGGTTGGGGCCCAGGCCAGTGGCCTGTTGAAGGCCATGGCCCCTCGGGTGAGCAGAGTGCCTCCTACAGAGAGGGTCCATAAGTGCGCCCACCCAGGCTGTGGGAAGATGTACACCAAGAGCAGCCATCTGAAGGCTCATTTCCGCCGGCACACCGGAGAGAAGCCCTACACGTGTAGCTGGCCTGAGTGTGGCTGGAG GTTCTCCCGGTCTGACGAACTCTCCCGTCACCGTCGCTCTCACTCCGGCATCAAGCCATACGAGTGCTCGCTGTGTGAAAAAAAGTTCGCCCGCAGCGACCACTTATCCAAACACACCAAGGTCCACCGTGGCTCCAGGCCCAGCAGGATAATCAGATCCACCGTGTGA
- the nucks1a gene encoding nuclear ubiquitous casein and cyclin-dependent kinase substrate 1a isoform X2, with protein sequence MSRPVRNRKVVNYSQFNESDDADEEYGDNKPKKVRPAPREPKHKRSKNSQDDSEESDEKVSKPKNDSADFGSEEEDNEFGEEEDEDGGSDYEEKKGKKGKKPKVEKPAKRGPKRKRPADDSDEDKEVSRKRTVRQAASKAVSKQREILLGDAGSEDEEQEEQEEPYLDPDESGSDEDFMVEDDDDSDYGRSKKRTKKVIRRGRPEKKEKKSPKPRLKATVTPSPMKGKGKGRPSAKALEKSSPKEEEEEDPESPLEEEEEEVEKKETSPAPKKTKEAAGGEDEEEDEEEEDGSEEEAPSGED encoded by the exons GAACAGGAAAGTGGTGAACTACTCACAATTCAACGAGTCTGACGATGCAG ATGAGGAGTATGGCGATAATAAGCCGAAGAAGGTGCGCCCAGCCCCTCGTGAACCCAAGCACAAGCGTTCAAAGAACTCGCAGGATGACAG TGAGGAGTCTGATGAAAAGGTCTCTAAACCCAAAAATGATTCAGCAG ACTTTGGCAGCGAAGAGGAAGACAACGAatttggagaggaggaggatgaagatggaggaagCGACTatgaagaaaagaaagggaaaaagggaaagaaaccCAAGGTGGAGAAGCCCGCCAAGAGAGGGCCAAAGAGAAAACGGCCTGCAG ATGACAGTGATGAAGACAAGGAAGTGAGTCGAAAGCGTACAGTGCGACAGGCAGCTTCCAAGGCAGTGTCCAAACAGAGGGAGATCCTGCTGGGTGACGCAGGCAgcgaggatgaagagcaggaagaacaagaagaacccTACTTGGACC CCGACGAGTCTGGCAGCGATGAGGACTTTATGGTGGAGGATGACGATGACAGTGACTATGGTCGCTCCAAGAAGAGAACCAAGAAGGTGATTCGACGGGGACGaccagaaaagaaagagaagaaaagccCCAAACCACGACTAAAGGCCACTG TGACACCCAGCCCAATGAAAGGAAAGGGGAAGGGGCGCCCCAGCGCCAAGGCCCTAGAGAAGAGCTCacccaaagaggaggaggaggaggacccagAGAGTcccctggaggaggaagaagaggaggttgagaagaaagagACCTCCCCTGCCCCCAAAAAAACGAAGGAGGCcgcaggaggagaggatgaggaggaagacgaagaggaggaggatggctcAGAAGAAGAGGCCCCCTCTGGAGAAGACTAG
- the nucks1a gene encoding nuclear ubiquitous casein and cyclin-dependent kinase substrate 1a isoform X1, which translates to MSRPVRNRKVVNYSQFNESDDADEEYGDNKPKKVRPAPREPKHKRSKNSQDDSEESDEKVSKPKNDSAEDFGSEEEDNEFGEEEDEDGGSDYEEKKGKKGKKPKVEKPAKRGPKRKRPADDSDEDKEVSRKRTVRQAASKAVSKQREILLGDAGSEDEEQEEQEEPYLDPDESGSDEDFMVEDDDDSDYGRSKKRTKKVIRRGRPEKKEKKSPKPRLKATVTPSPMKGKGKGRPSAKALEKSSPKEEEEEDPESPLEEEEEEVEKKETSPAPKKTKEAAGGEDEEEDEEEEDGSEEEAPSGED; encoded by the exons GAACAGGAAAGTGGTGAACTACTCACAATTCAACGAGTCTGACGATGCAG ATGAGGAGTATGGCGATAATAAGCCGAAGAAGGTGCGCCCAGCCCCTCGTGAACCCAAGCACAAGCGTTCAAAGAACTCGCAGGATGACAG TGAGGAGTCTGATGAAAAGGTCTCTAAACCCAAAAATGATTCAGCAG AAGACTTTGGCAGCGAAGAGGAAGACAACGAatttggagaggaggaggatgaagatggaggaagCGACTatgaagaaaagaaagggaaaaagggaaagaaaccCAAGGTGGAGAAGCCCGCCAAGAGAGGGCCAAAGAGAAAACGGCCTGCAG ATGACAGTGATGAAGACAAGGAAGTGAGTCGAAAGCGTACAGTGCGACAGGCAGCTTCCAAGGCAGTGTCCAAACAGAGGGAGATCCTGCTGGGTGACGCAGGCAgcgaggatgaagagcaggaagaacaagaagaacccTACTTGGACC CCGACGAGTCTGGCAGCGATGAGGACTTTATGGTGGAGGATGACGATGACAGTGACTATGGTCGCTCCAAGAAGAGAACCAAGAAGGTGATTCGACGGGGACGaccagaaaagaaagagaagaaaagccCCAAACCACGACTAAAGGCCACTG TGACACCCAGCCCAATGAAAGGAAAGGGGAAGGGGCGCCCCAGCGCCAAGGCCCTAGAGAAGAGCTCacccaaagaggaggaggaggaggacccagAGAGTcccctggaggaggaagaagaggaggttgagaagaaagagACCTCCCCTGCCCCCAAAAAAACGAAGGAGGCcgcaggaggagaggatgaggaggaagacgaagaggaggaggatggctcAGAAGAAGAGGCCCCCTCTGGAGAAGACTAG